One window of Dehalobacterium formicoaceticum genomic DNA carries:
- a CDS encoding relaxase/mobilization nuclease domain-containing protein → MATTAIWDVTDRLDRVIDYATNPQKTENLDFSSPDFRGLQNVLAYTQQDTKTEKQFYVTGINCDPTTACEQMSRTKLQFQKTDGILAFHGYQSFVPGEATPETAHAIGVKLAQELWSERFEVIVSTHLDKHHLHNHFVLNSVSFTDGKRYYDNNATYTLMRQTSDRLCREYSLYVIENPQKGKSRHYAEWKAEQEGKPTWRGLIREDVDKAISASMTFTQFIATLRKQGYEVKTGVKYMAVRPAGKERFVRLKTLGDNYTEEAIKQRILQNRAPKRPQALPEPKKKRYTIRGGASLKKVKKLTGLQALYFHYLYKMGILPKHRASNKRTHFLLREDIRHMEEITAQTKLLCTHRIENKEQLLTFRNSLEQEMAGLYDTRKSLYSRIRRCKDDEQITVYKEQIAGLSKKLSLLRKEVKLCAGILSRSEEMKQKLHQIKQEEIQQRKEEKAYEQRSRRSGPNHQYES, encoded by the coding sequence ATGGCAACCACAGCGATATGGGATGTAACCGACCGCCTTGACCGGGTAATCGACTACGCCACCAACCCTCAAAAGACAGAGAACCTTGACTTTTCCAGTCCTGACTTTCGAGGCTTGCAAAATGTCTTAGCATACACACAGCAGGATACCAAGACCGAAAAGCAATTCTATGTAACCGGCATCAATTGCGACCCGACCACTGCTTGTGAACAAATGTCGCGGACAAAGCTCCAATTCCAAAAAACAGACGGCATTCTCGCCTTCCACGGCTATCAGTCTTTTGTTCCGGGAGAAGCTACACCGGAAACTGCCCACGCCATCGGTGTGAAACTGGCGCAGGAACTGTGGAGCGAACGCTTTGAAGTGATAGTTTCCACTCATCTTGACAAGCATCATCTTCATAATCATTTTGTCCTCAATTCCGTATCCTTTACGGACGGCAAGCGGTATTACGACAACAATGCCACTTATACCCTCATGCGGCAGACCTCCGACCGTCTGTGCCGGGAATACTCTCTATACGTTATCGAAAACCCGCAAAAAGGCAAATCCAGGCATTACGCCGAATGGAAAGCCGAGCAGGAAGGCAAACCCACCTGGCGTGGCCTCATCCGCGAGGATGTAGATAAAGCAATCTCAGCGTCCATGACCTTCACGCAGTTTATTGCCACCCTCCGCAAACAGGGCTATGAGGTGAAAACTGGAGTGAAATACATGGCGGTGCGTCCTGCGGGCAAGGAGCGTTTTGTCCGCTTGAAAACTTTGGGAGACAATTACACCGAAGAAGCCATAAAGCAGCGTATTCTTCAAAACCGTGCCCCGAAGCGGCCACAAGCCCTGCCCGAACCTAAGAAAAAACGTTATACTATTCGAGGCGGTGCAAGCCTTAAAAAAGTAAAAAAGCTTACTGGCTTGCAAGCGCTCTATTTTCACTACCTTTACAAAATGGGCATCTTGCCCAAGCACCGCGCGTCCAATAAACGGACGCATTTTTTATTGCGCGAGGATATCCGGCACATGGAAGAAATCACCGCTCAAACCAAACTACTCTGTACACACCGCATTGAAAACAAAGAGCAGCTTCTCACATTTCGAAACAGCCTGGAGCAGGAAATGGCAGGCTTGTACGACACCCGGAAATCTCTTTACAGCCGAATCCGCCGATGCAAAGACGATGAACAGATAACGGTATATAAGGAACAGATCGCCGGACTTTCGAAAAAGCTGTCCCTGCTCCGGAAGGAGGTGAAGCTATGTGCGGGCATCCTGTCCCGTTCTGAAGAAATGAAGCAGAAACTGCATCAAATAAAACAGGAAGAAATCCAGCAAAGAAAGGAGGAAAAGGCATATGAACAGCGGAGCCGACGCAGCGGACCAAATCATCAATATGAGTCTTAA
- a CDS encoding plasmid mobilization protein, with the protein MLKRSIKITFRLNAKEQQSLVKQVKKSGLSQEAFIRSLINGYIPKELPPPDYFSMLRELHAIGSNLNQIAAKANATGHIDKTVFQYEANRLRKAVQDIIEAVTAPERRADNGNHSDMGCNRPP; encoded by the coding sequence ATGCTCAAAAGAAGCATCAAAATAACGTTTCGATTGAATGCCAAAGAACAGCAATCTCTTGTTAAGCAGGTAAAAAAATCCGGACTTTCACAGGAGGCTTTTATTCGTTCCCTTATTAACGGCTACATACCCAAGGAATTGCCCCCTCCCGACTATTTTTCCATGCTGCGGGAACTTCACGCCATCGGCAGCAACTTGAATCAGATTGCAGCAAAGGCCAATGCCACCGGGCATATCGACAAAACGGTGTTTCAATATGAAGCCAACCGACTCAGAAAGGCGGTACAAGATATTATAGAGGCGGTTACAGCGCCTGAAAGGAGGGCTGACAATGGCAACCACAGCGATATGGGATGTAACCGACCGCCTTGA
- a CDS encoding UPF0489 family protein: MMKILDIDLDFFLNKIAYDVDDTCGLRLSSEEYLVDSKENVKLFLEKQCGLSLENKVPGKVVNHHNEALYVWNEMIKNHLLKKPFNITHVDAHPDLWFGDCSITYIMTELTRLPLANRNYIEDVDESKIKCGNYLIFAIALGWVDSLEFVYHEKWEGEDLHKWFFKDFDFRTLQIELKNFSYEVYRDNMDRLKQITPLNIDPAIPFKAVPKQSFLNNDKYDFVILSKSPGYTPETADSLIPVIQEYFTDI; this comes from the coding sequence TGAAAATACTAGATATTGATTTGGACTTTTTTTTAAATAAAATTGCATATGATGTTGATGATACATGTGGGCTGAGATTAAGCTCAGAAGAATATTTAGTTGATTCTAAGGAAAATGTGAAACTGTTTTTAGAGAAGCAATGCGGATTATCATTGGAAAATAAAGTTCCAGGTAAAGTAGTAAATCACCATAATGAGGCATTATACGTATGGAATGAGATGATAAAAAATCACTTATTAAAAAAACCTTTTAACATTACTCACGTTGACGCACATCCAGATCTTTGGTTTGGAGATTGTTCAATAACTTATATTATGACAGAACTTACAAGATTACCTTTAGCTAATAGAAACTATATTGAAGATGTTGACGAGAGTAAAATCAAATGTGGAAACTATTTAATTTTCGCTATAGCTTTAGGGTGGGTTGATTCATTGGAATTTGTATATCATGAAAAATGGGAAGGTGAAGATTTACATAAATGGTTTTTTAAAGATTTTGACTTTAGAACATTACAAATAGAACTGAAAAACTTTAGTTATGAGGTTTATAGAGATAATATGGATAGGCTAAAACAAATTACTCCGTTAAATATTGACCCCGCTATTCCATTTAAGGCCGTACCAAAACAAAGTTTTTTAAATAACGATAAATACGATTTTGTTATATTAAGTAAATCTCCAGGTTATACTCCCGAAACAGCAGATTCTTTAATTCCAGTTATTCAAGAGTATTTCACGGACATTTAG
- a CDS encoding PcfB family protein, whose protein sequence is MNSGADAADQIINMSLKGIEVMAKISGEGAKNLATYLYAVLKDQKKTKGKARLEALLRSGKELKVFAVKNEDLKKFTQEAKRYGVLYCALRDKNDTDGMCDIMVRTEDASKINRIVERFKLATVDTASIKSEIEKSRAAKQAEKAADEKAPTEKGTPAEKSADDFLDELMAKPEQPEPVKEQPDNPNPTTATTEKSHPSEPTSERSGKAAEGAIEPPRRSVRQELWEIKATQKEQAAQPKREPAREQPKTTKQNVKPSRQQNKSKKPKSKAR, encoded by the coding sequence ATGAACAGCGGAGCCGACGCAGCGGACCAAATCATCAATATGAGTCTTAAAGGGATTGAGGTGATGGCTAAAATCTCCGGCGAGGGAGCAAAAAACCTTGCCACTTATCTCTATGCCGTTTTGAAAGACCAAAAAAAGACTAAGGGAAAAGCCCGTCTGGAAGCACTTTTGCGCAGCGGCAAGGAACTGAAAGTCTTTGCGGTCAAGAACGAAGACCTGAAGAAATTCACTCAGGAGGCTAAACGCTACGGCGTCCTCTATTGCGCCCTCCGTGACAAAAATGACACGGACGGCATGTGCGACATCATGGTACGGACCGAGGATGCCTCCAAAATCAACCGTATTGTGGAACGCTTCAAGCTGGCCACCGTGGATACGGCAAGCATCAAGAGCGAAATTGAAAAATCCAGAGCCGCCAAGCAAGCGGAAAAAGCAGCCGATGAAAAAGCTCCTACCGAAAAAGGAACGCCCGCTGAAAAAAGTGCAGATGATTTTCTGGACGAACTCATGGCAAAGCCCGAACAGCCGGAGCCGGTAAAGGAGCAGCCCGACAACCCAAACCCCACGACGGCGACGACGGAGAAATCCCATCCGTCCGAGCCTACCTCAGAGCGCAGCGGGAAAGCCGCCGAGGGTGCTATTGAGCCGCCAAGGAGATCCGTCCGCCAAGAATTATGGGAAATTAAGGCCACTCAAAAGGAACAAGCGGCACAGCCCAAGCGGGAGCCTGCCCGAGAACAGCCAAAAACCACAAAACAGAATGTCAAACCCAGCAGGCAGCAAAACAAATCCAAAAAACCAAAATCGAAAGCGAGGTAA